A stretch of the Streptococcus himalayensis genome encodes the following:
- a CDS encoding TetR/AcrR family transcriptional regulator, translating to MKQDLRFQKTELALQKAFLDLLQTKDIAKISVKEICAVAQVSRNAFYQHYETKEHLYENMLKEILLAIEDACKPLAKDLASISTAERRLFLDNILRAVEDHRFVIYQLLTSQPAIFSAAFQEMLLSANLQGSKEVIAPPHTSYIHVFSGGVAAFVNYWLLETSFTLEEAQETLFSILGQMMVVSD from the coding sequence TTGAAACAAGATTTACGGTTCCAAAAAACGGAATTAGCTCTCCAAAAAGCCTTTTTGGATTTACTCCAAACGAAAGACATCGCGAAAATCTCTGTCAAGGAAATCTGCGCAGTCGCCCAAGTATCCCGCAATGCCTTTTACCAGCATTATGAAACCAAAGAACACCTTTATGAGAATATGCTAAAAGAGATTTTGCTAGCGATTGAGGACGCTTGTAAACCGCTTGCCAAAGACTTAGCCAGTATTTCGACAGCTGAACGTCGCTTGTTCTTGGATAATATTCTTCGGGCAGTCGAAGACCATCGCTTTGTCATCTATCAATTGTTGACCAGTCAGCCAGCTATCTTTTCTGCCGCCTTTCAAGAAATGCTCCTTTCTGCCAATCTGCAAGGCAGTAAAGAAGTTATTGCACCACCTCACACCTCTTATATTCATGTATTTTCGGGAGGAGTGGCTGCCTTTGTCAATTATTGGCTCTTAGAAACGAGTTTTACTTTGGAAGAAGCTCAAGAAACATTATTTAGCATTTTAGGACAAATGATGGTTGTTTCAGATTAA
- the hslO gene encoding Hsp33 family molecular chaperone HslO has product MDKIIKTISNSGSFRAFVLDSTETVKTAQEKHQTLASSTVALGRTLIANQILAANEKGKTKVTVKVLGSSSLGAIISVADTKGTVKGYVQNRGVDIKKTATGEVLVGPFVGNGEFLVITDYGMRNPYHSMTPLITGEIGEDLAYYLTESQQTPSAVGLNVLLDEHDKVKTAGGFLVQVLPDAKEAEIARFEKRIQEMPAISTLLSSEDHIEALLAAIYGDEPYKRLSEEELSFSCDCSKERFQNALNTLPKSELEAMKEEDKGAEIICQFCQTDYQFTEQDLEDLIRDKS; this is encoded by the coding sequence ATGGATAAAATTATTAAAACAATCTCAAATAGTGGCTCTTTCAGAGCCTTTGTGCTAGACAGCACAGAAACCGTCAAAACTGCCCAAGAAAAGCACCAAACCCTTGCAAGCTCAACCGTTGCCTTGGGGCGGACCCTGATTGCCAATCAAATCCTTGCCGCTAATGAAAAGGGCAAGACAAAAGTAACCGTTAAGGTACTGGGGTCTAGCTCTCTAGGAGCTATCATTTCCGTAGCAGATACCAAGGGCACTGTCAAAGGCTATGTGCAAAATCGAGGCGTTGACATCAAGAAAACGGCGACTGGAGAAGTCTTGGTCGGTCCCTTTGTCGGTAATGGAGAATTTCTCGTCATTACCGACTACGGCATGCGCAATCCCTATCATTCCATGACTCCTTTGATTACAGGGGAAATCGGAGAAGATCTTGCCTACTATCTGACCGAAAGCCAGCAAACACCATCCGCTGTGGGACTTAATGTCCTGTTAGATGAACATGACAAGGTCAAAACGGCAGGTGGCTTTCTCGTGCAAGTCCTTCCAGATGCTAAGGAAGCAGAAATCGCCCGCTTTGAAAAACGCATCCAAGAAATGCCTGCCATTTCTACCTTACTCAGCTCAGAGGACCATATCGAGGCCCTTCTTGCAGCCATTTACGGCGATGAACCTTACAAACGTCTATCCGAAGAAGAACTAAGCTTTTCATGCGATTGTAGCAAGGAACGCTTCCAAAATGCCCTCAATACTCTGCCAAAATCAGAATTGGAAGCTATGAAAGAAGAGGACAAGGGAGCAGAAATTATCTGCCAATTTTGCCAAACTGACTATCAATTTACCGAACAAGACTTGGAGGACTTAATTCGTGACAAATCTTAA
- a CDS encoding adenylosuccinate synthase codes for MTSVVVVGTQWGDEGKGKITDFLSANAEVIARYQGGDNAGHTIVIDGKKYKLHLIPSGIFFPEKISVIGNGMVVNPKSLVKELNYLHEEGVTTDNLRISDRAHVILPYHIKLDQLQEEAKGDNKIGTTIKGIGPAYMDKAARVGIRIADLLDREIFRERLERNLAEKNRLFEKLYDSTAIAFDEIFEEYYEYGQQIKQYVTDTSVILNDALDQGKRVLFEGAQGVMLDIDQGTYPFVTSSNPVAGGVTIGSGVGPSKIDKVVGVCKAYTSRVGDGPFPTELFDEIGDRIREVGHEYGTTTGRPRRVGWFDSVVMRHSRRVSGITNLSLNSIDVLSGLETVKICVAYDLDGQRIDHYPASLEELKRCKPIYEELSGWSEDITGARSLEELPENARNYVRRVSELVGVRISTFSVGPGREQTNILESVWG; via the coding sequence ATGACATCAGTAGTAGTTGTAGGTACCCAGTGGGGGGACGAAGGGAAGGGAAAAATCACAGACTTCTTGTCTGCCAATGCAGAAGTGATTGCCCGTTACCAAGGGGGTGACAATGCAGGTCATACCATCGTGATTGACGGAAAAAAATACAAGTTGCACTTGATTCCATCAGGGATTTTCTTCCCAGAAAAAATCTCTGTAATCGGAAATGGTATGGTGGTCAATCCAAAATCTTTAGTCAAGGAATTGAACTACTTGCATGAAGAGGGCGTGACAACAGATAATCTTCGGATTTCAGACCGTGCACATGTTATCTTGCCTTATCATATCAAGTTGGACCAATTGCAGGAAGAAGCAAAAGGCGATAATAAAATCGGAACGACCATTAAAGGGATCGGACCTGCCTATATGGATAAGGCTGCGCGTGTGGGAATCCGCATTGCAGACCTCTTGGATCGCGAAATTTTCAGAGAGCGCTTGGAGCGTAATCTAGCAGAAAAAAATCGTCTGTTTGAGAAATTGTATGATAGCACAGCGATTGCATTTGACGAAATTTTTGAAGAATACTACGAATACGGTCAGCAAATCAAGCAATATGTGACGGATACTTCGGTGATTTTGAATGATGCCCTCGACCAAGGTAAACGAGTTCTCTTTGAGGGAGCACAAGGGGTTATGCTTGATATCGACCAAGGAACCTATCCATTTGTAACCTCATCAAACCCAGTTGCAGGTGGTGTGACCATTGGTTCAGGTGTTGGTCCAAGCAAGATTGATAAGGTAGTTGGGGTATGTAAAGCTTATACTAGCCGTGTCGGTGATGGACCATTCCCAACGGAATTATTTGACGAAATCGGTGATCGTATTCGCGAAGTGGGGCATGAGTATGGGACAACTACCGGTCGTCCGCGCCGTGTTGGCTGGTTTGATTCTGTTGTGATGCGTCATAGTCGCCGCGTATCAGGAATTACTAATCTATCTTTGAACTCAATTGACGTTCTTTCAGGCCTTGAAACGGTAAAAATCTGTGTCGCCTATGATTTAGATGGACAACGGATTGACCACTATCCAGCAAGTCTAGAAGAACTCAAACGTTGCAAACCAATCTACGAAGAATTATCAGGTTGGTCTGAGGATATTACAGGCGCTCGTAGCCTAGAAGAACTCCCAGAAAATGCACGGAACTATGTCCGTCGCGTCAGCGAACTCGTTGGCGTTCGCATCTCAACCTTCTCCGTAGGCCCAGGCCGCGAACAAACCAATATCTTGGAAAGCGTATGGGGCTAA
- a CDS encoding NtaA/DmoA family FMN-dependent monooxygenase (This protein belongs to a clade of FMN-dependent monooxygenases, within a broader family of flavin-dependent oxidoreductases, the luciferase-like monooxygenase (LMM) family, some of whose members use coenzyme F420 rather than FMN.) has translation MNMKKQMKIVLQMVSGYGGEFKTWRLPEAKEDAYTDMDFYVEMAQLAEKGKLHALFMADTPALVNDLTQDTPMHSMDPLIAMTSVARATKHIGLVGTFSTTFNEPYNLARHLKALDVISHGRVGWNAVTTSTPATAANFGSHLKSTQERYGRAHEMIEAVQGLWGSWEKGAYIHDKQSGQFADMGRIKPLNYQGEYIQTKGPLPIPPSEQGQPPIFQAGPSPEGIRLAGRFASGVYANPFTIEESREYRNILRESAVAHGRSADDINVFTGFMFTIADSKEEALARRRRVLEFDKEELAHRLSYLGAMVGLNFQGIDPYQPLPDSWLKLARANPHDPRSPRALAVLKEGYSPVDTLAHGVINYHPVVVGTAKDVADFLEEWFEAGATDGFSIVPDLAHDGVRAFVEQVVPILQERGLFHKDYESSTLRDLLGVPYQYGIRTEE, from the coding sequence ATGAATATGAAAAAACAAATGAAAATTGTCCTGCAAATGGTATCTGGCTATGGTGGGGAATTTAAGACATGGCGTCTGCCAGAAGCTAAAGAAGATGCCTACACAGACATGGATTTCTATGTTGAAATGGCACAGTTAGCAGAAAAAGGCAAACTCCATGCCCTCTTTATGGCAGACACTCCTGCTCTCGTCAATGATTTGACACAGGATACGCCCATGCATTCCATGGATCCGCTGATTGCCATGACCTCTGTGGCACGAGCAACCAAGCATATTGGCCTAGTCGGAACCTTTTCAACAACCTTTAACGAACCCTATAACCTTGCTCGTCACCTCAAAGCACTAGATGTAATCAGTCATGGACGAGTTGGTTGGAATGCGGTCACCACTTCTACACCAGCAACAGCTGCGAATTTTGGAAGCCATCTAAAATCTACACAGGAGCGTTATGGCAGAGCTCACGAGATGATTGAAGCTGTTCAAGGACTTTGGGGTTCTTGGGAAAAAGGAGCCTACATCCACGATAAACAATCTGGGCAATTTGCTGATATGGGGAGAATTAAACCTCTTAACTATCAAGGTGAATACATTCAGACCAAGGGTCCCCTTCCTATTCCGCCATCTGAACAGGGGCAGCCACCCATTTTCCAAGCAGGACCTAGTCCAGAAGGCATTCGGCTAGCAGGAAGATTTGCTTCTGGTGTCTATGCCAATCCTTTCACTATTGAAGAATCTCGCGAATACCGAAATATACTGAGAGAAAGTGCCGTCGCTCATGGGCGTTCTGCAGACGACATCAACGTCTTTACAGGCTTTATGTTTACCATTGCAGATAGTAAGGAAGAAGCACTTGCTCGGCGTAGAAGAGTCTTAGAATTTGACAAGGAAGAATTAGCACATCGTCTATCCTATCTCGGAGCCATGGTCGGCTTGAATTTCCAAGGTATCGATCCCTATCAACCTCTTCCTGATAGTTGGTTGAAACTCGCTCGGGCTAATCCACACGATCCTCGTTCTCCACGTGCCTTAGCGGTGCTAAAAGAAGGCTACTCTCCAGTCGATACACTGGCACACGGTGTCATCAACTACCATCCAGTCGTTGTGGGAACTGCCAAAGATGTAGCTGACTTCTTGGAAGAATGGTTTGAAGCAGGTGCAACAGATGGATTTTCCATTGTACCCGATTTAGCTCATGATGGCGTGCGTGCCTTTGTCGAACAAGTCGTACCCATCCTTCAAGAACGAGGACTCTTTCATAAAGACTATGAAAGCTCTACTCTTCGAGACCTCCTCGGTGTGCCTTATCAATACGGCATACGAACAGAAGAATAA
- the dhaS gene encoding dihydroxyacetone kinase transcriptional activator DhaS, translating into MGTSLITKKRIAKAFKQQLAQKSFDKLSVVDIMQEANMRRQTFYNYFLDKYELLDWIFETELQEQVTDNLNYISGLTLLDELLYYIERNQSFYVQLFEIKGQNAFVAYLDGYCQILLEKILREVQSQERVNLEDNYVQFLVSYHAGALLSLIEQGIRQCPCRLCEHYPYLVQVVTRSVREGKGK; encoded by the coding sequence ATGGGAACATCTCTGATTACAAAAAAGCGGATTGCAAAGGCCTTTAAACAGCAACTGGCCCAAAAGAGCTTCGATAAACTATCGGTTGTGGATATTATGCAGGAAGCCAACATGCGACGCCAGACCTTTTATAATTATTTTTTGGATAAGTATGAACTGCTGGATTGGATTTTTGAAACGGAGTTACAGGAGCAGGTCACCGATAATCTCAACTATATCAGTGGCTTGACCCTGCTCGATGAATTGCTTTACTATATTGAACGAAATCAGTCCTTTTATGTCCAGCTGTTTGAAATCAAAGGCCAAAATGCTTTTGTTGCTTACTTGGACGGCTATTGTCAGATTTTACTAGAGAAGATTCTTCGAGAGGTGCAAAGTCAGGAGCGTGTGAACCTAGAGGACAACTATGTGCAATTCTTAGTTTCGTATCATGCGGGGGCCCTGCTCTCCTTGATTGAGCAGGGAATTCGACAGTGTCCATGTAGACTTTGTGAGCACTATCCTTATTTGGTGCAAGTGGTCACAAGATCCGTTAGAGAAGGAAAGGGGAAGTAA
- a CDS encoding NAD(P)H-dependent flavin oxidoreductase: MANRVTEILGIEKPIIQGPLAWLTNGAYAGAVSAAGGLGVLGISAGQTVAATTVEETVENMRREIRIARQITDKPLGLNVAPSHPNTDIFTQPMMDLMAEEGVEVAVMVGEFSAEWTKRFHNKGIKVVFRAATPTVENTEEAIQGGADIIVATGFDEGGTVPEKAIGTFSIVPMIVDAAKGRVPVMAAGGIADARTAKAAFALGAEGLFVGTAFMMSEESILAQNIKEQALAANASDLLLYRTVPAYYRSLPGAIPNKLLEMSQAGASEEEIFKVQGAYNGMRDGMLFGDLTKGFASFGLGISMIDTIEPVAVIMDKLMSGIEELV, encoded by the coding sequence ATGGCAAATCGTGTTACTGAAATATTAGGAATTGAAAAACCGATTATTCAAGGACCTTTAGCGTGGCTGACGAATGGAGCCTACGCTGGTGCAGTGAGTGCAGCAGGAGGACTAGGTGTTCTGGGGATTAGCGCAGGACAAACCGTCGCTGCGACAACGGTGGAAGAAACTGTGGAAAATATGCGTCGCGAAATTCGCATTGCCCGTCAAATTACAGACAAACCTCTCGGTCTCAATGTCGCACCAAGTCATCCAAATACAGATATCTTTACACAGCCCATGATGGATTTAATGGCAGAAGAAGGGGTTGAAGTTGCCGTTATGGTGGGAGAATTCTCAGCCGAGTGGACTAAGAGATTTCACAACAAAGGAATTAAAGTTGTCTTTCGAGCGGCCACTCCAACAGTTGAAAATACGGAAGAAGCCATTCAAGGTGGCGCAGATATTATCGTTGCGACCGGTTTTGATGAAGGTGGAACCGTACCTGAAAAGGCAATTGGCACATTTTCAATTGTTCCTATGATTGTGGATGCCGCAAAAGGGCGTGTTCCAGTCATGGCAGCCGGTGGTATTGCCGATGCACGAACTGCCAAAGCGGCCTTTGCTTTGGGAGCAGAAGGACTCTTTGTCGGAACTGCCTTTATGATGTCTGAAGAATCTATCCTCGCACAAAACATCAAAGAACAAGCCTTAGCTGCAAACGCTTCTGATCTCCTACTCTATCGTACCGTACCAGCCTATTATCGCTCCTTACCAGGAGCCATTCCCAATAAACTGCTGGAAATGAGCCAAGCTGGTGCTAGTGAGGAAGAAATTTTTAAGGTGCAAGGTGCCTATAACGGGATGCGCGATGGGATGTTATTTGGGGATTTGACCAAGGGATTTGCTTCCTTTGGACTCGGAATTTCCATGATTGATACGATTGAGCCTGTGGCTGTCATCATGGATAAGCTCATGTCTGGAATTGAGGAGTTAGTATAA
- the dhaQ gene encoding DhaKLM operon coactivator DhaQ has product MVAIINQAHHVISQYIDGFLLTHPELERLDQEPIIALREQEKTCVPLISGGGAGHEPMHLGFVGQGMLTAAVYGEVFIPPTAEQILRAIRHVHKGSGVFVIVKNFEADLLAFQTAIHQARQEGIPVKYIVSHDDISVDTKKNFQKRHRGLAGTILLHKIVGAAAQSGLSLDDLEQLALALSTEIATIGFARKSARFPQAAHPLFELEEGQISYGIGIHGEEGYRTVPFESSEQLANEIVNKLKLRFRWQEGEEFILLVNNLGTISELEQGVFLNDICQLLDLEGLRLSFIKAGRFATSLDMAGLSVTLCRVKDPVWLAYLQEKTTAPAW; this is encoded by the coding sequence ATGGTTGCCATTATCAATCAAGCTCATCACGTTATTTCTCAATATATAGATGGTTTCTTGCTGACTCATCCCGAACTTGAGCGGCTAGATCAAGAGCCTATTATTGCTTTGAGGGAGCAAGAAAAGACTTGTGTTCCTTTGATTTCGGGTGGTGGTGCTGGTCATGAACCCATGCATCTAGGCTTTGTCGGGCAAGGAATGCTGACAGCGGCAGTTTATGGCGAAGTTTTTATTCCACCGACTGCTGAGCAAATCTTACGTGCGATTCGGCATGTGCATAAAGGAAGCGGCGTTTTTGTTATCGTTAAAAATTTTGAAGCAGATCTACTAGCTTTTCAAACGGCTATTCATCAAGCTCGTCAAGAAGGGATTCCGGTTAAGTACATTGTGTCCCATGATGACATTTCCGTTGACACCAAAAAGAATTTTCAAAAGCGGCATAGGGGACTAGCAGGAACCATTTTACTGCATAAGATTGTAGGGGCAGCGGCCCAGTCGGGCCTGTCCTTGGATGATTTAGAACAGCTGGCTTTAGCCTTGTCAACAGAGATTGCGACGATTGGTTTTGCAAGGAAATCAGCACGTTTTCCTCAAGCAGCACACCCTTTATTTGAGCTAGAAGAAGGGCAGATTTCGTATGGTATCGGTATTCATGGTGAAGAAGGCTATCGGACGGTTCCCTTTGAATCATCAGAGCAATTAGCTAATGAAATTGTCAATAAGTTAAAACTGCGTTTCCGCTGGCAGGAGGGGGAAGAGTTTATCCTCTTGGTGAATAATTTAGGGACGATTTCTGAGTTAGAACAAGGTGTCTTTCTGAATGATATTTGCCAATTATTGGATTTGGAAGGTTTGCGACTTTCCTTTATCAAGGCAGGACGATTTGCGACCAGTTTAGACATGGCAGGGCTGTCTGTCACCCTTTGCCGTGTCAAAGACCCTGTCTGGCTTGCGTATTTACAGGAAAAAACCACCGCACCAGCTTGGTAG
- a CDS encoding ISL3 family transposase, which yields MEQLNLITNFLKMKDKNITITNECDMGTHLELHGHLDYTAPKCPSCKGQMAKYDFQKASKIPYLETAGYPLLIRLRKRRFKCKECGKMAVAETPIVKKNHQISVAVNQKITQLLIENQAMTHIAHRLSISTSTVIRKLNEFKFETDWAKLPEVMSWDEYAFKKGKMSFIAQDFDTNNIIAILDGRTQVVIRNHFLRYPRQVRNRVKFITMDMFSPYYQLAKQLFPHAKIVLDRFHVVQHLSRAMNRVRTQIMNAFDRKSHEYKTLKRYWKLVQQDSRKLSDKRFYRPTFRMHLTNQEIVAKLLGYSQELREHYELYQLLLFHFQEKQADQFFGLIQDARQTVNPIFQTVFNTFLKDKDKILNAMELPYSNAKLEATNNLIKVIKRNAFGFRNFENFKKRILIAINIKKEKTNLVLSRC from the coding sequence ATGGAACAACTAAATCTTATCACAAATTTTCTCAAAATGAAAGACAAAAATATCACGATCACTAATGAATGCGACATGGGAACACACTTAGAACTCCACGGTCACTTGGATTACACAGCCCCTAAATGCCCTTCCTGCAAGGGACAAATGGCTAAGTACGACTTCCAGAAAGCCTCTAAAATCCCCTACTTAGAAACTGCTGGCTACCCGCTACTTATCCGCCTTCGAAAGCGTCGTTTCAAGTGCAAGGAATGTGGGAAAATGGCGGTCGCTGAAACTCCTATTGTTAAGAAGAACCATCAAATATCTGTCGCTGTCAACCAGAAAATCACACAATTACTCATCGAAAATCAAGCAATGACACATATCGCACACAGACTTTCCATTTCAACATCTACAGTTATTCGAAAACTCAATGAGTTTAAGTTTGAAACGGATTGGGCTAAGCTTCCAGAAGTCATGTCCTGGGATGAGTATGCCTTCAAGAAAGGGAAAATGAGCTTTATCGCTCAAGATTTTGACACAAATAACATCATCGCTATCCTTGATGGAAGAACGCAGGTGGTCATCCGAAATCACTTCCTACGATACCCTAGACAGGTCAGAAACCGCGTTAAATTCATCACTATGGACATGTTTAGCCCTTACTATCAACTAGCCAAACAACTTTTTCCTCATGCTAAAATCGTGCTTGATCGTTTCCACGTTGTGCAACATCTCAGCCGTGCTATGAACCGTGTCCGTACCCAAATCATGAATGCTTTTGACCGCAAATCGCATGAATACAAGACGCTCAAACGCTACTGGAAACTGGTACAACAAGATAGCCGTAAACTCAGTGACAAGCGGTTCTATCGCCCTACTTTTCGCATGCACTTAACCAACCAGGAGATTGTCGCTAAACTGCTCGGCTATTCTCAAGAACTGAGAGAACACTACGAGCTCTATCAACTACTGCTTTTTCACTTCCAGGAGAAGCAAGCTGACCAGTTTTTTGGACTTATCCAAGACGCTAGGCAGACTGTCAACCCGATTTTCCAGACCGTATTTAATACCTTTTTGAAGGACAAGGATAAGATTCTCAACGCCATGGAATTGCCTTACTCAAATGCCAAACTTGAGGCGACGAATAATCTCATCAAAGTCATCAAGCGTAATGCCTTTGGATTTCGGAACTTTGAAAACTTCAAAAAGCGGATTTTGATTGCCATCAACATCAAAAAAGAGAAGACCAATTTGGTCCTCTCTAGGTGTTAG
- a CDS encoding zinc metalloprotease, which yields MLQKPNLLKCIHILFLFLGSLCIFSGFALSGYYAGQIQDNLYAIPLHIFLGVLGFYLALILHELGHAFFGRISGYKTVALGLGKWNLVYSQTGTHFKKKLLHKDVAAQYIGVKENRETGRDILMLSGGIIVHLTLIICYLILGSLNQSWTWFLPQICLNAGLFLLNLNPNGITDGAKIVELASYPEHKEYLYLELDHAAQVFLENQEVNLADFTKDSPLERGSIAQTAYLNHTEGLIVHGEIEEAQCRLETVVHFTENTVIRMLSRTLLLLAYLLQDKTQQARDLAQTKDLKKMFQQPQSQFQIIKAYYEISVLNDSKSAQKSLEKAKQSWQFSHFLKDEKDYYQKLFDTVKSQIQPGEKSEIKA from the coding sequence ATGCTTCAAAAACCCAATCTTTTGAAATGTATCCATATCCTCTTCCTTTTTCTCGGATCTCTTTGTATATTTTCCGGTTTTGCCCTTTCAGGTTATTACGCTGGTCAGATCCAGGATAACTTGTATGCTATTCCATTGCACATCTTTTTAGGAGTTCTAGGATTTTATCTGGCACTTATTCTACATGAGCTGGGCCATGCCTTTTTTGGACGAATCAGCGGCTACAAAACCGTAGCCTTGGGTCTTGGCAAATGGAATCTGGTATATTCACAAACGGGCACTCACTTCAAAAAGAAATTGCTACACAAGGATGTTGCAGCTCAGTACATCGGTGTGAAAGAAAATCGTGAAACGGGCAGAGACATTCTCATGCTTTCTGGCGGAATCATCGTCCACCTGACTCTCATTATCTGCTATCTTATCCTTGGTTCTCTGAATCAATCTTGGACCTGGTTTCTTCCACAAATCTGCCTCAATGCTGGACTTTTCCTGCTCAATCTCAACCCCAATGGCATTACGGACGGTGCCAAAATAGTGGAACTAGCCTCCTATCCTGAGCACAAGGAATATCTCTATCTGGAGTTAGACCATGCTGCCCAAGTATTTTTAGAAAATCAAGAGGTCAATCTAGCCGATTTTACCAAAGACTCCCCTCTCGAGCGGGGAAGTATTGCCCAAACCGCCTATCTCAATCACACAGAAGGCCTGATTGTTCACGGTGAGATAGAAGAAGCCCAATGCCGCTTAGAAACCGTCGTCCATTTCACGGAAAATACTGTAATCCGCATGCTAAGCAGGACGCTTCTCCTTCTTGCCTATCTCCTCCAAGACAAGACGCAACAAGCACGAGACCTCGCACAAACAAAAGACCTCAAAAAAATGTTCCAACAACCGCAAAGCCAATTCCAAATCATCAAGGCCTACTACGAAATCTCTGTTTTAAACGATAGCAAATCTGCCCAAAAATCGCTTGAAAAGGCGAAACAATCTTGGCAATTCTCTCACTTTCTAAAAGATGAAAAAGACTACTATCAAAAACTTTTTGACACTGTAAAATCCCAAATCCAGCCAGGGGAAAAGTCAGAAATCAAAGCCTAA
- a CDS encoding IS1182 family transposase encodes MFHKENPDYNRRQVGFYTLEELVPKDHFLRQLEETVDFSVIYDLVEDSYSSDKGRPSLDPVMLVKIPLIQCFYGIRSMRQTIKDIEVNVAYRWFLGLSLDDKVPHFTTYGKNYSRRFAETEVITRIFEHVLNLCLTAGLVDTDEIFIDGTHIKAAANNHKYRRQEVEAQAKWMSEQLEKEIAQDRVTHEKKPLKPAAKGEANTKKMSTTDPDSGWFHKGEHKEVFAYAAQVACDKHGWALAYTVEAGNVHDSQAFPALFAKLEPFHPNYIIADSGYKTPSIAKCLLDQHITPVFPYTRPRGKKGMLRPNDFIYDEHYDVYLCPENQVLSYSTTNRSGYREYKSNPKTCATCPLLKSCTESKTKQKLVTRHIWKGYMEICEEIRHQRGMKERYQHRKETIERLFGTAKEYHNLRYTREIGKLKMRDKVGLTLACLNLKKLVKMRAGRSFYVALIYSFRLLFSKITQQTKRQTSLRASLSSV; translated from the coding sequence ATGTTTCACAAAGAAAATCCCGATTATAACCGTCGTCAAGTAGGCTTCTATACGCTTGAAGAGTTAGTTCCAAAGGACCACTTTCTGCGTCAGTTGGAGGAAACTGTCGACTTTTCTGTCATCTATGACTTGGTGGAGGATAGTTATTCCTCAGACAAGGGTCGTCCTAGCCTTGACCCTGTTATGCTGGTCAAAATCCCTCTGATTCAGTGCTTCTATGGCATTCGCTCCATGCGTCAGACCATCAAGGACATTGAGGTCAATGTTGCCTATCGTTGGTTTCTGGGCTTGAGTCTGGACGATAAGGTGCCTCATTTTACCACATACGGTAAAAACTACAGCCGTCGTTTCGCTGAAACAGAAGTGATCACGCGTATCTTCGAACATGTCCTCAATCTCTGTTTGACTGCTGGATTAGTGGATACAGATGAGATTTTCATCGACGGAACGCACATCAAAGCAGCTGCCAACAACCATAAATACAGACGACAAGAGGTCGAGGCTCAAGCTAAATGGATGAGTGAACAACTCGAAAAAGAAATCGCACAAGATCGGGTAACACATGAAAAAAAGCCCTTAAAGCCCGCCGCAAAAGGCGAGGCTAACACTAAAAAGATGTCCACGACTGACCCTGATAGTGGTTGGTTTCATAAGGGGGAGCATAAGGAGGTTTTCGCTTATGCAGCACAGGTGGCTTGCGACAAACACGGTTGGGCATTAGCCTATACTGTTGAAGCAGGCAATGTCCATGATAGTCAAGCTTTCCCTGCTCTTTTCGCAAAGCTAGAACCGTTTCACCCCAACTATATCATCGCTGACTCTGGTTATAAAACTCCCAGTATTGCCAAATGTCTACTGGACCAGCATATCACACCTGTCTTTCCCTACACCAGACCTCGTGGCAAGAAGGGCATGTTACGACCGAATGATTTCATTTATGACGAGCATTATGACGTCTACCTCTGCCCTGAAAACCAAGTCTTGTCTTACAGCACTACCAACCGTTCTGGCTATCGAGAATACAAGAGTAACCCTAAGACTTGTGCAACCTGTCCACTCCTAAAGAGTTGTACTGAAAGTAAGACCAAGCAGAAGCTAGTCACCAGACATATCTGGAAAGGTTACATGGAGATTTGTGAAGAGATTCGCCACCAAAGAGGGATGAAAGAGCGATATCAGCATCGTAAGGAGACGATAGAGCGACTCTTTGGGACGGCTAAAGAATACCATAATCTCCGCTATACAAGAGAAATTGGTAAGCTCAAAATGCGAGATAAGGTTGGGCTGACTTTGGCGTGCCTTAATCTCAAAAAACTGGTGAAAATGAGGGCAGGAAGGTCTTTTTATGTTGCCCTAATCTACTCTTTTAGACTACTTTTTTCAAAAATAACACAGCAAACAAAAAGACAAACTAGTTTAAGGGCTAGTTTGTCTTCGGTCTGA